Below is a window of Leucobacter sp. Psy1 DNA.
CGGCGATCCGGAGCGTGTTGTGCCCGAGCAGCGTCGCAAAGTTCGTCACGAACTCGCCGCGACGCAGCTCCTGCAGGTACTCGCCGAAGCTGCGCCAGTCATGGCGGAAGCTCGTGAAGATGCGACGCACCAGCGACGCGTAGTCGTCCTCGAAGTCGGTGGCGTTCGGCGCGAGGCTGAACCCGCAGTTGCCGTTCACCTCGGTCGTGACGCCCTGCATGATCTTCGAGGTGTCGTCCTCGGTCATGAGCGGGGTGTGATCGCTGTGGGCGTGGGTGTCGATGAAGCCCGGGGTGAGCATGAGCCCATCGGCCTCGATGCTTGGGATCGCGCCCAAATGATCGAACGACCCCGGTGGGGCGATCCGCTCGATCCGACCGCCTGAGAGGAGTACGTCGTGCGGGCGGTCGCCAATGGTCTCGCCATCGGCAATGATGGCGCCCGCGATCAGGGTGGTGGTCACAGCAGCTCCGCCTCCGTCGTGAATGCGTGGGTCAGTGCAGCGCCGTCAGTGAAGTACTGCACCATCTCCTCGTCGGGCACCATGCTGCCGCCGGTGAGCCACACCAGGTGCGTGGTGGTCGGGGCGTCGAGATCGGTAGGCAGTTTGCCCGCCTTGACTGCACGAGCGATCCGCCACGGGATCGTCAGCCCGGCCGTTGCTGAGGGTTCGACGGACACACCTTCGGTGTGTGTGAGCAGGCTCACGCCAGCGCGCATGACGTCGTCGTCGACGGTTGCGAAGCCGTCGACGAGGCCGCCGACGCGTTCGCCCACAAACCATGACGGGCGGGCGACCGCGAGTCCGTCGCCTGCGGTGCGACCGGTAAGCCCGATGTCTTGCACGCATATATCGCTGTGCAGTCCGCTGCGCACGCCGAACGTCATCGCGGGTACCTCGACCGGTTCCACGAACACGCAGAGCACGGCGTCCCCGAACTCCTGCTTCAACCCGTAGGTGACGCCGCTGGGTCCGCCACCCACACCGCACGGGAGCGACACCACGAGGCGGTAGTCTCGATCCACGACGATGCCCTGGTTTTTCAGCTGGGTGCGAAGCCTGCGTGCAGCTCCCGCGTAGCCCGCGAACAGGCTCCGCGAGTCTTCATCATCAACGAAGTGCGTACGCGGGTCGCCCCCGGCAGGGGCGCGTCCGGCGGCCACGGCATCCCGCGCAAATCTGGCTGCGGGGAAGTCGTTCGGACACGAGGCGGCGGAAGCCGAGGCGCTGTTTCTGGTGATTAAATTGCACACATGTCGTCTATTTGTATGTCTGCGGATATACTGTGCGCTAGGGGGGGGAGCGTTATGGGTATGCATCGAAACGTGATTTCGGTATCGGCGGCGGCCTCCGCGCTGATCCTCGCAGCTATGCTGTCCGCGTGTAGCAGTGGTGCGGCGACGACAGCTGGAGAATCCGAGCCGTTCACGGATTGTGGCGCTTTGCTGGGATCGGTTGTCGAG
It encodes the following:
- a CDS encoding D-serine ammonia-lyase, translated to MHTHNAPPPSAQYIRRHTNRRHVCNLITRNSASASAASCPNDFPAARFARDAVAAGRAPAGGDPRTHFVDDEDSRSLFAGYAGAARRLRTQLKNQGIVVDRDYRLVVSLPCGVGGGPSGVTYGLKQEFGDAVLCVFVEPVEVPAMTFGVRSGLHSDICVQDIGLTGRTAGDGLAVARPSWFVGERVGGLVDGFATVDDDVMRAGVSLLTHTEGVSVEPSATAGLTIPWRIARAVKAGKLPTDLDAPTTTHLVWLTGGSMVPDEEMVQYFTDGAALTHAFTTEAELL